The genomic region CTTGGATCTTTGTAATTGCTTGGTCAACCTCAGAAATCGACTGTGCAGAGGCTGTAAAGAGACCGTGAACTGTATCGTTGGTTGAATAGAGGCCGTGTCCAAGGAGATCCGCGTTGGTATCTTCTGTCACGTGGAGCGTCCAACACTGTGGATGCCAAATATCAAGGGTGAGTTCAATACTTCCTCCCTCTCCGTTTCCCACAGCCATTCTTAGTAGAGAAAGTATTCCGAGGGTTATGAATCCATCCTCCGAAATTGTGAGCGATAGAGGCGACCAGAAGTTGAGACCACGTCGTCCAATGCATATGGGATTGGCATTCGTCCATCACTTCATTTTAACAAGTCTTCACTGGAAAGTCGATATAGAGAAAGTGCGAATTTATCGCGATGAATTTATCAGTCTTGGATCTCGTTTCGGAACGTTTCGAGTGATTGAATGCACTCATCTATTTGCTGGGCCGCCTTCTCGGGCGATTCCAACTTAGAAACATCCTCGTACTTGTGTCGAATCCCATATAAGAATGCCTCCACTCTTTCCTCGAAGGTGTACTCTTGGTGCCCCGATATAGTGTCAAGCACCATCCACCACCCGACCGGGTGTTTTGCATTCTCTTCTGGATAGGAGTCAACTGGCGCTGGTGGGGTCTCGAATTCCTCGAAAGCGGCCTTAGTCGCCTGATTCGCAACGCGATGGAGTTGGAGTAGTAACTCTCCACCCTGCTCCCCTGCAATCTCGTACCAGTCCTCCGTCACCTCGGTCACGTCCCATTCCGACACGAGCCCCTCCTCGACGAGGTCGTCCCAGTCGTCAGACTCGTGGTCGACGAGAGTTTCCATGTCACCTGCAACCGTGATCCAGACGTTGCCGCCACCGGCTGCGTCGTGCGTCAAGGGCATGAACGCCGCGTGATCGCAGAACTCCTGCTGCGGGAGCCTCTCGACTGCGTCTAAGATGTATCGGTCGATGAGTTGCCGGTTTTCAGTCTTGCCGTGAGTCGTAAAGTGGACTTCACTAATCTGTTGCATGCGTTCATATCCTCTGCACCCAGAGGAAAAGGAATTGTCAATACTGCAAAAAGTACCCCAACGACCAAGGGGATTCAAGTTTGAATATGGAATATCCGAACAGACAATTTCTGATCGAGATCGATACATCCCCATTCTTCCTAGCAGTTTTCGCATGTGCGCCGGCGGCACCGTAGTTATGTTTCCCGCACCCAATTGAAGACGAAAGATGATTTTATAATACAACGATACCTGTATCACCTGTACTGAGCAGTATAGATAGTTGACCTGACCGCTCAAACCTAATCGAGAAAGGGCAGTCCGATAGTCGAATTGATCGACGAGAAACATAGCCTCCGAAAGATCGTGTTTCTCTTTGAGTTGATGCAGAAACGCAGCCGCTGGATCGGTGCCGTGCCGACCAAACAGAGCGACATCGAGAATCAACTTTGTCTCGATGTCTATTGCAGCATCCAACCAAGACCACTCGCCATTGATTTTGACAGCGGTCTCGTCAACCGCGACCCTTGACGGCTTTGCCGTCCTCAGAACGCGAAGCGTTCTGATGGGCCGCACGAGAGCTCCGCTCTCGTGGACGTCGGCGGGTCGCACCCGCTATCAGCCAGCCGATGTACCCAATCCCAAACCGCTCTATGCGAGCGTTAAACGCCTAATTCAGCTAAAGTCGTTGTTGTCTCCCGAAGAGAACAACCTGTTTCGTGGAGGCGGACGGCGAACGCCCTGACGGGCGTCGCCGTCCGCTCGTTCTCCCAAAATTCTTCTAAATCCGCTGCATAGCTCTCACTGAGCAGGTTTGCGAGCATCCTTGGACAAGAAACTCAACGACCTGCTCACTTCCCAAACTGACTCAACTAGACAGTGCCAACTAGGCAGTTCCATCCCAAATACGTTAGCACATATTTATTCTAAAGCGTATTTGATTTAGATATTATTTAATATAAATGGTAGATATTAATAGTGGGAGGATAAAAGAATCACTCCCATTTATTAATACAAGTAATGGTAATTCAATACAGAGTATGAAGCCATCACATATTGTGAATCGGATCTATTAGACAATTCAATCATTAGAGCGGTACAGACGCGCATTATCGGGATAGAGAGTGGAAATGCGAAAATTCACAGTATGTATATAGCCCTTTCTGGTATACTAATTATGGCCAATAACTCATCTTCCGGCCGTCACCTCAAAACTCTTGAGACTGCTGCCGAACTGGTCGATATCATACAGCAGCAAAGTGGAATGTCGATTGAATCTCTTGCAAAAGAGCTTGACTTAGCAGAAAGTACTATACATGGATATGTGAAAACTCTTGAAAATAATGGATATCTAGTTTATGAGGATGGGAAATATCACATCGGATTGGAATTTTTGAATAAGGGTGGCCATGCTCGGACGAGAAAGCCAGAATATGATTTTATAATATCGAAATTAGAGGATTTAGCTGAACAGACTGGCGAACGCGTCCAATTTATTGTTGAAGAAAATGGAAAAGCATACTATGTCCATACGTCGATCGGGCAAAATGCTGTTCAGGTGGATGCCCATATTGGGAAGGTAATCCATCTTCATGCGAGCTCTGCAGGAAAGGCTATTCTTGCTCATTTATCAGAGGATCGCGTAAAGCAGATCCTCAACCAGTGGGGAACTCCGGCATACACTCAGCATACAATTACCAGTGAGGAAGAATTGCTTGAAGAACTGAGAACCATCCAGGAGAGAGGATATTCAATTAGCGATCAAGAATCGATTAGCGGTCTTCGTGCAATTGGGGTACCAATTTGTTCCCAGAGTAGTGGCCACCCACTTGGGGCAATTAGTCTCTCGGGTCCGGCACATCGGCTCAAAGGAGAGTGGTTCGAACAAGATATTCCAGATATTGTTCTTGCAGTCGTCAACGAAATAGAACTTGACCTGGAGTATCATTAGTCGAGATTCGATATAGATCATTTCGGCTCTGTTGAAATCCTATTCTTCAGATATATTCTCACCTGAAATAGCCAATCGATGAGAGCCACGAGTTGACGACAAATCGGTCACGCGTCCTGTTCACCCCAAATCACGCTGAAATCTCGTTCGATCGGGTATCCAACCACGGTAATCACGCTAGAGATGATTACTGCGCTGACAAGTGAAAATATGAAAGCGCCCGGTCCCGCCATGACTGGAAGAAACAAATTGACTGTGAAAGCAAAACTTGGGCCGAACGCGAGTATCCAATTGCCAAGGAAATCTTCACCCTGAAACGCCCGGAAGACAACGACGACGGCAATAAAGAGCGCGATTCCCTTGACAATAGCCGATTGTACTGAAGTTGCGGGTTCCAAGTCCCAGACTCGCAAGCTAATCAACGTCCCAAAAAGAAGAAATGCGGACGTGGGGCGCTGTTTCGTTAAGCGTGAAAAGTGAGGCGGCACGATTTTGTGGTGCTCTATGCCAAAAATCGACCGCCTCAACGGTTGTAGCGACTGGATCGATTTGAGTGTTGTGGAGCGAGAACGGACACCGCGTCAGCTACTAGAGCTCGGTATTCGACTTCATCTTGCTGGTCTCTCGCTTTCGAATACCGTTCGAGAATTAGAGAAGTTCGGTGTCAAACGTAGTCGCAAGGCAGTCTACGAGTGGGTTCACAAGTGCGATCTCCAGCCGGAAGATGACGCGAAGCCGAATCACGTCGCGCTCGATGAGACAGTGATTCAACTCGACGAACATCGGTATTGGCTGTACACTGCTGTTGATCCGGAAACGAACAAAATTCTCCATATACGGCTGCATTCGACGACTACGACCGCGTTGACAGAACGGTTTCTGCAGGAACTCACTGAGAAACATGCCCTCGACGATACCGTGTTTCTCGTCGATGGAGCAACACATCTCCAGACTGCACTCCGTCGATCTGGGCTCCGATTTCGATACGAGAAACATGAAAATCGGAACGCTTCTGAACGTGTCTTTCGTGAGATAAAACGGCGTACTTCTTCGTTCTCAAACTGCTTCAGTCACGCAAAACCATCAACAGCAGAGTCGTGGCTCTAAGCCTTCGCCGTCTGGCAGAATGCTACAAACTAAACACGACCCCCCCAATCATAGCAAAACTAGATGAAAATCCACCTGTTCACAGGTAAAACCGCCGATTAGCCTTCATCTATATTCTCTAGAGCGGCATTGTTCAGATTAGCTGATTCCAGCAGTATGCAGAGCTCTGAAGCCATGTTTCAGCGGTTGCCGGCTCGCCGTTTCTGACGCAGTTTCCAAACTAGTAGGTGCGTCTTACCTCTTGAAAAAGACGCTCTACAGCGTTCCAATTTCCGGTTTTTCGTATCGAAATCGGTGTCTGTGACGATGATGTTCAGAGCGACCCGCCGACGGCAGAGTCGTCGCGGGTCGCGGTTGATGAGAAACAGATCGAGGTAGACGGCGAGAAAAAGTGGTTGTACGCCGTGATCGATACAGAATCGAAGCTCCTGCTCGAAATCGATGTCTTCAGCCGTCGCGGGACTGACCCCGTGACGGCGTTCCTAGATTGACTCACTGCAAGACACAATCTCGACGAGACAGAGTTTCTCGTCGATGCTGGCGGCTATCTGTCTGCCCTCGCTTGCCACAAATTGAGCGGTTATCTCAATTACAGCGACCGGAACCACGTCGAAAAGTGGTTTCACACCCTCAAAATGCGTATCGACCGCTTCCATAATTCATAGGTGGGCAGTCGGGCGAGCGTCCGAGAGTGACTTGAACAGTTCGTCCACTACTACAACCATCAACGACCGCATCAAGATCTTAATGGAAAAGTGCCAGTTGCGGAGGTGCAGAACTAGACAGTGCCGGAAGATCCCTCAGACTACTTCGGTAGCCCGCAAATTAAGCAAATACATACTCCGGAGAATTTATTATATCGATCCACGCGCTATTCGCTAGTATCAGTAACGGCAGGCGGAAGTACCGCGGTGGATAGCCAAAATTCTGTGGCCGTCTGTATGAGGTCCGCAAACTCCTCCGGATCGACCGGTTTCCGCAGACAGGCATTAGCACAGTTCTTATACGCCTCTACAAAATCACTATCGGACTGCGAACTCGTTAGCACGATCACCGGTATCTGACGCAACCGCGAGTCAGACCGCCGTTCTGCGAGGATATCCTGCCCGCTAGTCGCCGGTAGGTTCAAATCCAGAAGCACAAGATCGGGCAGCGGCTGCTCCGCATACTCGCCACGCTGGTATAGCCAGTCGAGGGCCGTATCCCCCGTCTGGACGACATGTACTGTCCCCGGCAACTCCCGCGTTTCAAATGCCCGCTCAATCAAGCGCACGTCTCCATCGTTATCCTCTATCAGCAGGATATCAATATCAGCCATCGTGATTCCTCCTATCAATCAGGCCGTCGCCTGTTTCGGAATCGTGAAGAAGAAGGTCGATCCCTCACCAGGTTCAGAATCTATCCAGATCTCACCGGCGTGGTTCTCCACGATCTCTTGGCACAGCGCCAATCCGATTCCAGTGCCCGGATACTCATTATCGTGATGCAGTCGCTTGAATACCTCGAAGATCTGGTCGGTCTTGGCTGGATCGATCCCGATCCCGTTATCGGCGACCGCAAACTTCCACTGATTCGCCTGCTCTTCGACGGTAATCTCGATCTCAGGTGGTTCGTCATCGCTGTATTTGATGGCGTTCGAGAGAAGGTTCGAGAACACCTGCTCCAGTTGCTCGCTGTCAGCCCGTACTGTCGGGAGTGACTTGACACTGATATCCGCGTCGTTTTCCTCAATTTTTAGCTGGAGATTATCTGTAACCTGTTCGAGGAGTCTATTACAGTCGACCGGTTCAAACTCCCCGTCGGTCTGTTCGACCCGCGAAAAAGCGAGGAGATCATTGACCATCGCCCGCATCCGATCGGCGCCATCAACCGCGAAGTCGATGTATTCCTGCGCATCCGCATCAAGGTCGTTCCTGTATTCATTCTCAAGGAGTTGCAGGTAGCTCGAGACCATCCGCAGCGGCTCCTGCAGATCGTGGGAGGCCGCGTATGCGAACTGCTTCAGTCGATCGTTCGACGCTTCGAGTTTGCCGATTAATTCTTCTAATTGATGCTCGCGCTCTTTGTGCTCGGTGATGTCGTGGGCCGCCCCACGGAGCGAAATTACCTCATCATCGACAGTCTCTGGAACACCCTGGAGCCGAAGCCAGCGCACGTCACCGTTCTCTGTCCGGATCCGCGTCTCCACGTCGAAGGGATCACCAGAGTCGAGCGCTTCTTCAATCGCGCCCTCGACGATCGGCTGATCCTCCTCATGGTACATCGCGAGCGCCTCGTCTAGCGGTGGTTCTTCGTCGGCATCCACCTCGAGGAGTTCGAAGATGTGGTCGGTCCAGAACACCTCCTTCGTGTCCGGTTCGATCTCCCAGCCGCCGACGTCTGCGATGTGCTCAGTCTTCTCTAGCAGATCGAGTGCCCGTTCGAGTTCGCGTTTGCGTTCGACCCGGTCGGTGATATCGCGCGTCAGCGCCACCTGCAC from Natrinema versiforme harbors:
- a CDS encoding response regulator — its product is MADIDILLIEDNDGDVRLIERAFETRELPGTVHVVQTGDTALDWLYQRGEYAEQPLPDLVLLDLNLPATSGQDILAERRSDSRLRQIPVIVLTSSQSDSDFVEAYKNCANACLRKPVDPEEFADLIQTATEFWLSTAVLPPAVTDTSE
- a CDS encoding IclR family transcriptional regulator is translated as MANNSSSGRHLKTLETAAELVDIIQQQSGMSIESLAKELDLAESTIHGYVKTLENNGYLVYEDGKYHIGLEFLNKGGHARTRKPEYDFIISKLEDLAEQTGERVQFIVEENGKAYYVHTSIGQNAVQVDAHIGKVIHLHASSAGKAILAHLSEDRVKQILNQWGTPAYTQHTITSEEELLEELRTIQERGYSISDQESISGLRAIGVPICSQSSGHPLGAISLSGPAHRLKGEWFEQDIPDIVLAVVNEIELDLEYH
- a CDS encoding IS6 family transposase gives rise to the protein MPKIDRLNGCSDWIDLSVVERERTPRQLLELGIRLHLAGLSLSNTVRELEKFGVKRSRKAVYEWVHKCDLQPEDDAKPNHVALDETVIQLDEHRYWLYTAVDPETNKILHIRLHSTTTTALTERFLQELTEKHALDDTVFLVDGATHLQTALRRSGLRFRYEKHENRNASERVFREIKRRTSSFSNCFSHAKPSTAESWL